A single region of the Mycteria americana isolate JAX WOST 10 ecotype Jacksonville Zoo and Gardens chromosome 10, USCA_MyAme_1.0, whole genome shotgun sequence genome encodes:
- the GCNA gene encoding germ cell nuclear acidic protein isoform X5, producing MERAALQEARDGAPPQQRRPQAPRGGEGRGERPAAAVTPTHGQCRGRAGSRAGGRPGGGPSVSCDGSSYCGLASGGHSPGRVAAGTQGRRGGSHALYFSSSSDDEFEMFLARMKTPKSVSKKVDARWVLLNDSIDDMGDFFLDFKVRKSTTKNAQKDLQAPKKLVTSGKKNTCFQELQYPEASSDTEDSVFVESSWHNYQRGGVKDLKESRKCIKLSPSQNQKESISRGSPDLLVRRKEKSYEKSTENKVPTVALQQSTEVESDSSDDEFESLIERIRKQSIPQKPILSASKTVYQPSTIENIKPPCEGAQPLKGDIGLKGEGVNTPRPNSISLQETPSRIMASARIHRNELVSCSQSAKTEKRLRVCSVPGCFLQDLSNPASHYVKYFKKNKEELAQKLYCLYNSTIFEQKLPEKMVIIWNKKMRKTAGYCVTGQTEGPEAKRYARIELSEKVCDSADRLRDTLVHEACHAATWLINGVRDGHGQFWRFYANKSAVIHPELPVVTRCHSYEINYKFIYECVLCKAISSSEVRTGRNVF from the exons ATGGAGCGGGCAGCG CTCCAGGAGGCACGGGACGGGGCCCCGCCGCAGCAGAGGCGCCCCCAGGCTCCCCGGGGCGGTGAGGGCCGTGGggagcgccccgccgccgccgtcacCCCCACACACGGACAgtgccgggggcgggcggggagcagggccgggggacGTCCTGGCGGCGGGCCCTCAGTCTCGTGCGATGGCAGCTCTTACTGCGGTTTGGCTTCAGGCGGACACAGCCCAGGAAGAGTGGCCGCAGGGACCCagggccggcggggcggcag CCATGCCCTGTACTTCTCTTCCAGCAGTGATGATGAATTTGAAATGT ttttagCTAGAATGAAAACTCCCAAATCTGTTTCTAAAAAGGTGGATGCAAGGTGGGTGCT TTTGAATGACTCAATTGATGACATGGGTGATTTCTTCTTGGACTTTAAAGTGAGAAAGAGCACAACAAAGAATG CACAGAAGGATCTTCAGGCCCCAAAGAAGTTGGTGacttctggaaagaaaaacacttgCTTCCAAGAATTGCAGTATCCAGAGGCTTCAAGTGACACTGAAGATTCTGTCTTTGTAGAAAGTTCATGGCATAACTACCAAAGAGGGGGAGTGAAAGACTTGAAAGAGAGTCGGAAGTGCATAAAACTCTCACCTTCACAAAATCAGAAAGAGTCAATTTCCAGAGGCAGTCCAGACTTGCTtgttagaaggaaagaaaaaagctatgaaaagagTACAGAAAATAAAGTGCCAACTGTGGCACTACAACAAAGTACAGAGGTAGAATCAGATAGCTCAGATGATGAATTTGAATCATTAATAGAACGGATAAGGAAACAAAGTATACCCCAAAAACCAATCTTAAGCGCAAGTAAAACTGTCTACCAGCCCAGCACAATAG AAAACATCAAGCCACCCTGTGAAGGTGCCCAGCCCTTGAAAGGAGATATCGGCCTCAAAGGGGAGGGAGTCAACACACCAAGGCCAAACTCAATTTCACTTCAAGAAACACCTTCCAGGATAATGGCTTCTGCAAGAATTCATAGGAATGAGTTGGTCAGTTGCTCACAatcagcaaagacagagaaaag GCTCAGGGTGTGCTCAGTGCCTGGCTGTTTCTTGCAAGATCTCTCGAATCCGGCTTCCCACTATGTgaagtatttcaagaaaaataaagaggagcTGGCACAGAAGCTCTACTGTCTGTATAATAGTACCatctttgagcagaag ctacCAGAGAAAATGGTAATAATCTGgaataagaaaatgagaaaaacagcaggaTATTGTGTAACTGGGCAGACAGAAGGTCCTGAAGCAAAGCGTTATGCTCGCATAGAACTTTCTGAGAAAGTCTGTGACTCTGCAG ATCGTCTTCGAGACACGCTAGTTCATGAGGCTTGCCATGCAGCCACCTGGCTGATCAATGGTGTTCGTGATGGACATGGACAATTCTGGAGATTCTATGCCAATAAATCAGCTGTGATTCATCCGGAACTGCCAGTAGTAACACGATGCCACAGCTATGAGATTAATTACAAATTCATCTATGAGTGTGTTCTGTGCAAGGCTAT TTCCAGTTCAGAGGTCAGGACAGGCAGAAATGTCTTCTGA